The Candidatus Aenigmatarchaeota archaeon DNA segment TCGGAGTGGTTTTTTTATTTACGTCTGGAGCACAATCAGCGTCATATTGATGGCGGGGGCTCTTCCGGGGTCTGGAGAATCGGGGCATAATCTTAGGTTCCGATGAAATTCCTTAAAAGAACTCCTATCAAAAAGCTCAATGTTGCCACACCCAGGCTTATCGCAGCCATCTCAAGGAACCGCTTCCAGAAGGGTGTTTCCCTGACAACTGAAATGTAGAGGGTAAAAGCCACGATGATTGAAAGCGCAATCAGGACTGTGGAAATGATGGAAAGGAAAACATTTCCAAAAACTAGGAAAGGAAATATCAGGGCACCAACTGTGAGGAGATAGGCAAACCCAGTGTAAACTGCCGCTTTTAACGGGCTTCTCCCTTCAGCTTCGGTCTTCGTAGAGAGGTATTCTGAAGCCGCCATTGAAAGGGATGCGGCAACTCCCGTAATCAGCCCTACTGCCGCTATCAGCCGCGAATCCTGAAGGGCAAAGGTAAATCCAGCCAGGGCCCCGGTAAGCTCTACAAGCGCGTCATTAAGCCCAAGCACGATGGAGCCGGTGTACTTAAGCCGATCCTCGCTTATCAT contains these protein-coding regions:
- a CDS encoding VIT1/CCC1 transporter family protein — translated: MKISSSGTLGKEDIEKLKTFQKNEITEHMIYLKLAESSKIKKNNKVLLGLAKDEMKHYLLLKKYTGLEMKPDRLKVWWYLFLSRVLGITFGIKLMENGEESAESAYRSLSQSIHGLMKIARDEDRHEKALVRMISEDRLKYTGSIVLGLNDALVELTGALAGFTFALQDSRLIAAVGLITGVAASLSMAASEYLSTKTEAEGRSPLKAAVYTGFAYLLTVGALIFPFLVFGNVFLSIISTVLIALSIIVAFTLYISVVRETPFWKRFLEMAAISLGVATLSFLIGVLLRNFIGT